The Siniperca chuatsi isolate FFG_IHB_CAS linkage group LG17, ASM2008510v1, whole genome shotgun sequence genomic sequence CAACAGTGTTTCATAATCCTTTTTTGATAATTTGCATGGGCAATGCATGTGTTATTATTATGGCATGTCTATTTAcataattgttttctttttcagtcacatttttatttttactatgaCTTTCATTTCAAACCGTACATTTTAGCCAGttagttattttaatttcatctaTTTTTTATGGCTAAATATAACTGAGACGTTGCTGtaagatacatttattttgtatgtatttattattattattagtagtagtagtagtagtactgtaaatgttgttgtgtttcagaTTCCACTGTTTTGAAAAAGGAGTTGCAGATCCCTACTACACTGGGAATCTTTGCGGAGCTGTAGGTTGACCGTTAATATGCCTGATTGCAATAGAAACTCCTATTAAACGCTATTTCAAATACATAGCCTATATTGAGACATATAGACAGATAAACACAGATTGTGACCGTCGGCACAGACCTTCACTAAATATCTTCTCCAAAATAAAGCTTCCCTTACACTTTTAATTCAGGCATTTACAGCGGCTACTAAAGCCGTCCAATCATCAACAATCGACGCCGAGTTCGAGCCCAGAAGGTCCACAACACCAGGCATGAAAATAGAAGTACCGGGAAACTAtagtttaatatttataattacatttaaatatcttTCTCAGTACCTGTTTGACTCTGCGTTTTTTGCTAGCTAAACAGCACCATGTTTATCTCTTCACAAAACTTGCCGCCCTCCTTCAAGGGTTTCACCCTCGTCATGGTGAGTGACACATCTGGAGTTTGTGGTTTCACTTTAACACTACTAAGTTACACTCCCCTGCAACAGTTAGTTAATTGCATGGCTGCCTTGTATAATGTTAATGTATGTTAATACCAATGAGTCCGTGCTTCAGTTTCATGTTAGACTCAAGGCCTTACCGGACAAAAGTCCTGCGAGGTCTTGTATCAGTAGCAGTTTGCTAAACCCAGTTTATTGGATGGAGGTGGGACATATTTTGATAGTTACGTTATAGAAAACGTAAAACTGAAAACTCCACACGATTATTATGCTATAAAAATACAGCTCCTCATGTCTGAAAAGATGGTACCGTTGTTATTTAATGGGAACAGAGTCATGTCAAATGTATGTACATAGCCCAGAATCACAGATTTGCAGGTGGAGgaggtattcagatcctttaaaagtaaaagtaccaataccacactGTTAAAATACTCGAGAGTCCTGCAttgttaaagtaaaagtactcaatacagaaaaatggcacctgtgactgttatactactGAATATTATACCATTAGATAATTATTACTCAtgtatgcattaatgtgtaaggaGGATTTTACTGGGGTGCTTACTGCTTGAGGTGACGCTAATccttaactgttttatatagggctgtaattaattattattttcattatggatcacctaaggtgatgtcttcaaagtGCTTGTTCTGTCCCACCAATAGTCCAGacacaaactgtaatttaagataaggaaaagcagcaaatcatcacatgaAATGCACCTGCATATTggcatgggggaaaaaaagactgaaactaTTTATGTGTTtccaaaatagttgccgattgcTCTTCATTCTTGCTTGTTCTCCCCCTTAGCCGGCAGTGGCTGTTGGTAATGTAGGCCAGCTGGCTGTGGACCTCGTGGTGTCCACCCTCAACATGAGCAGAGCGggccacatacacacagactgtCTCATCCCCATGGCTGGGAACAACCCGTACGCCACCTGTaaagaggaagcggaggagcTGCACACCCCTGCAGAAGGTACCATCTGATCACTGCTGACATGGATTTCATGACCTCTTTGGGTCTTAAATGTTTGACTGCTGTAGAGGAGTAAAGGTGCAAATGTCCCCTCTGAAgtatgttctttattagacCAGCACTGAGGGCCTATTTAAGTTACTTTGTAAACTGTTAAATTCTGCTAATATAACTATTACTAACTGTATTTTAAGTATGGTTTGCTAACctgcatgtgtaaaaaaaaaaacaaaaaaaacactgctctgTACTGAAAGTTAAATTAGTTGTGATATTTGATAAAAAGGCCACGTCTCCTGTCCGTTGCTTTGGGTCCAGCTGTCTTATTGTGTTGCCCAACTAGGGATCTACATTTTCTCCAAGTAATTTGTTGTCAAGGATTAAAAGAAAAGACTGAATGATGTTTCTTTATCAAGTAGACCAAAACAGAGTCTCAGTGGGTGTGAATAAATGTGAGACAGGTCATCGTTTTGTAGCCGCTGTGAAGTGAAAAGAAATCCAACATATTCAAAAATCTAATCCTCAAATAATCTGTCAACCTTTTCTTATCAACAGTTTACACAGCAGCAGAACTGAAGTTAGCAGTTCTTCAAATCAGGGCGCCAATTATTCAGGTAAAACCACAGTCTGTTGCATCAGCATGAGTTgatacctttttttattttaattaaattacatttttttatgatcCTAAGTGTTTTGACATGAAAGAAGGTGACATGAAGTATACtgctttacttattttattaatcaGCAACCACCCAAAGGAGTGTTTTTTGAGTTTAAGGCCTACCTTTTTAATTGTATAATCTAGTTTTTTAGCTGAGGTACATTTTAAGAGAGCATGAACTACATCTTTATCTTTCTGTGGACCTAGAATGGAATTGGCATTATTGTATTTATAGCTCtaacttttgttttaattgcagacaaaatccaaaaagttCCGTCAGCTGCTCGTGTCTTGGATCAAAGCCAGCGGGTTCTCCAGGACCGTAGTTCTGTCCAGCAGCCACGCCTACCAGAGGGACGACCAACAGCTGCAAGGGTACTTAACCACACACTTCACATCACTGCATTTCTTTGCCTTTGCTAACAAATATGTGTCCGTGTTAGCACTCCTTTGAGGTACCTGGTCACTCCGTCCCTGCTGAAGGTGAGTGCGGACGCGTTGAAAGAGCTAGGCTGGAAGGAGATGGAGCGAGTGGCGGCCTTCCCAGGACTGACCGACGCCAACACAGAGCCGCGCCTCTACATCCCTGGAGGAGGCATAACCCAAGGACTCTTCACAGACaggtacagagagagagcgagctgTGTCAGCCTGCTGGCAACTTCATAGAGACCTCAAGTCCTGATTGATCTGAAAGAGCACAGGGAAAACTTTCAACTGGATTATTtgtatgcatgttttattttttttattttttttaagttaaaaggTGACTGAGGCTATTTTTTAGAGGTTCAAATCAATCATTTTTATATACCtaaatttgaaaagtaaaaaatagaGTTGTAACTGCCGTCTGTCCATGCGACATGAGTTGTGGTTCTGTATAATCAATCAATTACAGCAACCAACTATGCACCTTGAGCTGGTTATGTAGTATTCTGGTTTAATTCACTCATTAAATACAGCCATAATAGTGCaccgtgtgtgtctgtgtgtgtgtgtgggtaggtGGCAAGCAGCATGTGACATGTAAACGTGATGACTGTGAaccacgttttttttttataatacaaAATCTTTATCATAATTTTGAAATGTCTATATTTATCCTCATAATTACAAGATGCTAAGTCATAATTCTGAAAAAATTCAGTTTGTTCTTTGGTGAATGCATTGCCCTTCTGTACaaatctaacaaaaaaaaacgttaatttaaattatttatttttaccttttatgTCATGTTACATAGTATTGTGTGTATTTACTACTAGCTGTCTTCTTAAATGTGGCTGGAAAACCTGCAGAATAACCTGTTaataacaacacacactttgtctactacaatatatatttttaattcattgCACCGGAACAACTTAGTACAGgggctttatttttttatgtttctgacAATGTGTGCTGGATGTTGTGTTCAGCTGTGCGGAGGATCTCCCGCtggctgtgctgctgctcttcTGTTCAGAGGGCGACAACATCCCAGACGCCTTCACGCTTGTCAACCACCTCAACGCCTGGCTCCATCTGCTGGACAATCCTGTAAGTGACAAACTTGAGCAGACAGCCTTCCTGCAGTTAGGTTACAGAGCTTCAAATACTTTTGAGTGCAGTAAGAAAATAAACTTGCAGGGACTTGAAAAGTATTCTGTCATAGTGAACAACATGCTTTGTTTGATTCAGTACAAATCACTGTATACTACTGTACAATGTGGGACTCAAGATTATAAATGTCCAATCACGGTTTTGTCTGATTCCCGTTTCAGAGCCAAGAGCCCAACAAATGGAAGATCCCAACTTCTTGGAGTCTTCTGTTTGGCAGCGGCATCCCTCCAGCACTgttctgatacacacacacacacacacacacatacatatttagaTTTTGCTATTTATAGCTCATAATTAGCTTCTGGGGAATGCAGCAAATTCAAGACCCGGAAAACTCACAAATGATTTCTTTGATGTCTGTGCCATGACACCTTTGCATTTTTCAGACCGTTGTGAACTCTTCAGTGGGGTAAAATCTGGTTAATTAAGAGGATGGCTTTTTGTGTCCTAAACTGATAATACTGAAGGCCACTTTCAGCTATTAAACAATGTAGTATGTTGAATTTACCTTGCCTGAACATAAAACATGGTTGTAAACTGACCACACAAGAACCCTCCCACTCCTGGAAATGTATTGCAGtttccttttaatttgataataatcttaaaatgtacaaacataACATCATGTACAGGACCCAAACATGCACTTATGGACCACTATTTCCTAGTATTGTAGCATCTGAATGTTGACTGTTTTTTCCAATAAAAGATTGTTACTAGATTGTTGTTAAGAATCCAGTGTGAATTTATCTAAAATGATAAAGACTTTGATTGTGTAACTCTGTTGGACCCTGCCTGGAACTGAAAGTGGTTGGCCTGGTGCCATATTGTATTCCTGGCAGACCCGCCTCTCTGTAATTTGACTCCTTTCTACAAGTAACAACACCTTACATAGTGGTAACAACAGGCAGCACTGATTCATACCGTGACCGTGTCACGCTGTTTTGCCAAGTTTAtggtctctttttctgtctgcgTCATTGTTTTGGGTGGTTTCTGAGTACACTGGTTGTGGGAAAGGAATGTCCCGATAGTATTTTGTTCAAGAGAAAACTTATGAGAAACCATAAAAAGGTTTGGCTCGGAAAAAGTCATCCATCATTTTGAAAATACCGCTGGCCCTAAAAGTGAATTCAaaatagtattaatattaataatgccATTAACAAATGTTTGCTTAAAAATAGTTGACGATATAATTTAACTTATCTTTAACCTCGcttttatagtttaaatatCTAATAAAAGTACATGTCCATGGACCTCAGTATTCATGCCGTTTGTGTTGCTAGGCAACATATAAGGCCACTATAACCAGCAGACcgttagcgtagcttagcataaaaacttgaaatgggaaaacagctagcctactAAATCTGCTTGCTTCAAAAGCtcacgttatatctcgtttgttaaATCCGTTCAAAAACCAGGGTGTAAAAACGACACGTTGCGGTTTTACGGATGTGTTGACTGCTAAGAGCCAAAAAATAGTCATAACCATCCATAAAAGTGCAACGTGTCGTTTTTACACCCTGGTTTCTGTGCGGATTTAACAAACGAAatgtaacgtgttaattagtgagctttagaggtgctttagattttgtttggacagagccaggctacatggttccagtctttatgatcaactaagctaaccagctgcaggctttagcttcatattgaacggACAGAGTAGGATCAGTCTTCTCATCCAACTTTCTCAAA encodes the following:
- the psmg2 gene encoding proteasome assembly chaperone 2, with protein sequence MFISSQNLPPSFKGFTLVMPAVAVGNVGQLAVDLVVSTLNMSRAGHIHTDCLIPMAGNNPYATCKEEAEELHTPAEVYTAAELKLAVLQIRAPIIQTKSKKFRQLLVSWIKASGFSRTVVLSSSHAYQRDDQQLQGTPLRYLVTPSLLKVSADALKELGWKEMERVAAFPGLTDANTEPRLYIPGGGITQGLFTDSCAEDLPLAVLLLFCSEGDNIPDAFTLVNHLNAWLHLLDNPSQEPNKWKIPTSWSLLFGSGIPPALF